The genomic stretch GTCGCTCGACGTAACGCCGACGGGGATTTGCTCTACTTTTGCCATAAGGGCAAAGGAATCTTGTTCTCCGACTACGGCATGTTGGAGTTCGAGGCAGGCCACTACGTGGTCGTCCCCAAGTGTATCACTCATGCCTTTCACCCATTGGACGCCTGTCAGTTTTTCGTGGTTGAGAATCGATCGAGCCACTATGAGGAGCCGGATCGTGGGCCGGTAGGTCGGAATGCTCTTTACGATGCCAATGCTCTGGTGAAGCCGGACCTTGAAGGGCAGGAGAAAAAGTTGGCGGCTCTTAATTTGGATCCACGTATCATTGCTGTCAAACACCTCGATGAAATGACGACTTATAAATACAACACCAATGTCTTTGATGTGGTCGGGTGGAAGGGGGATTTGTACCCCTTTACTCTGCACGTGGATCACCTCATGCCTTTGATGAGCCACAAGGCTCACCTGCCGCCAAGTGCCCATATCACCTTTGTGGCCCGCGACTTTGTGGTGTGCACTTTTGTTCCCCGTCCATTGGAGACGGACAAGGACGCTCTTAAGGTGCCCTTTTACCACCAGAACATCGATTATGATGAGGTCCTCTTTTATCACGACGGTGATTTTTTCAGTCGTGATAACCTTCATCCGGGGATGATGAGCTTTCATCCTGCGGGCTTTGCCCACGGTCCTCATCCGAAAGCGATTAAGACCATCGATAACAAGACTGAAACCAACGAGTACGCGGTCATGGTTGATTCCCGCTGGCCTCTGCAAAGGGATCCTTCTTTAGATAGTGTTGAGCTCAGCGAATACTGGAAGTCCTGGCAGGGGTAAGTGTGGAGTATCGGCCTGGTGATATTTTAGACGATCAACAGGCCATGTCCCTGGCTCTTGACGAGGGCAAAAAGGGTTTGGGGCGGGTATCACCCAACCCTCCAGTTGGCTGTGTCATTGTCGATAAAGATCACAGGTTAATATCAGCGGGTCACCACCAGAGATGTGGCGGCCCTCATGCCGAAATCGAAGCGCTCAATCAGGTTGATGACCCGAACAGGTTGGAAGGAGCGCAGGTTTTTGTCACCCTTGAGCCCTGTTCTCACCACGGAAAAACTCCCCCCTGTGCAGACAAGCTAGCCAGTTTGCCGTTAGCCCGAGTCGTCTATGGTTTGCAGGACCCCAATCCTAAAGTTGCTGGTCGGGGAGCTGAAAGGCTTTCCAGGGCGGGAATCAAAACTCAGGTTTGGTCGGGTTCCCTTGGCGATGAGTTAGCCGAACTCATAGAAGTATTTCGCTGCAACATGGAGAAGGGGCGACCCTTTTTTGCTCTCAAAGTGGCCACCACTTTGGACGGTAACCTTGCTGAGAAGTCCGGAAAAAGCCGGTGGATTACAGGGGAAGAGTCACGCCAACATGTCCACATTTTGCGTTCTTACTACGATTCGGTTTTGGTTGGTTGCAACACAGTCATCGTTGATGACCCGAGGCTCAATATCCGTCTTGGTGACGATGTTCGCAAAAATAAGGTCGTTATTTTGGACCCACAAAATAAACTGGGTTTTCAGATGAGGACTTACGAGTTGTTTAAGTGCCGTGGCCCAGTCGATGTTTTTCAAATCGTTAGTCCAGGGTATGAGGGTGGCGCTGACACCGATTGGAACCAACTTTCGTTGCCACTTGGTCCTACAGGTCATTTTGACTCTCTGGCTCTGGCGCATTCGCTTTTTAAGGCCGGAATCAATTCTGTTTTTGTCGAGGGCGGTGCAGACACCTTTTCCCAACTGGTGGGTTCGGGGATCGTGGATCGCTTGTATTTGTTCATGGCTCCCAAACTACTTGGCGGGATTAATGGTAAGGGCTGGTTGAATGGCTTTGCCAGTCAGGGTCTCGACACCTGTCCCAAGATGAGTTCTCATCGCGTTACGACCTTCGGAGAGGATTTCCTGATTGAAGGGCTTCTGCAGATTGCAGACGAAGGCATGGCCTAGGGCTTGTCCATATCTGAGACGAGTTGTCGGGCAGTGAATCAATTTGTATCATTTAGACCTAGTGTCTCCATATTATTCGCGAAATTTTGCCGAGAAATTTCAATAAGTAGCCGATAAGATATGGCTTATAGAGGATATGTTAACTGGTTTTAGAAAACTCCAATCCCGGGGACGAGGCCTGCCTTGCCCAGGTGGTGTGTGCGGCCAACGGAAGTGCGACTGATGAGTGTTGATGATTTGATTCCAAAACAATGGCGAGATCGGGTAAAAGTGGTCGACCTAGCCTCGCCATCGACCTCTCCACAGGAGGGATCAGCAGTCCTTGGTTTGACTGACCAAACGGACGACTCATCAATTCTTGAGCATGCGATTGGTGGTCTGCAGCACATCTGCCAGGTTAACGGTGTCTTTTTTAACCAAGAGGTAAAGGCAGCGGCTCAAATCCTCGTCTCTCCTCAAGATTATTTGAACTTTCCGGTGACAGCCTTGTTGCGGCCGGGCTTCTGCAGTCAGGAAGTTGAAGACGAGATCTGTGTGTTTTCCAGGAGCT from Pseudobdellovibrionaceae bacterium encodes the following:
- a CDS encoding homogentisate 1,2-dioxygenase; the encoded protein is MYHYSQGKATRQAHKGIPEGHFEEEQGTKGFFGPVSHLIRKNPSTNWVEIDGPLKPRMYDLVELPHRAGMQRMLFNQHMGIYNMWMKPGDEKEFVARRNADGDLLYFCHKGKGILFSDYGMLEFEAGHYVVVPKCITHAFHPLDACQFFVVENRSSHYEEPDRGPVGRNALYDANALVKPDLEGQEKKLAALNLDPRIIAVKHLDEMTTYKYNTNVFDVVGWKGDLYPFTLHVDHLMPLMSHKAHLPPSAHITFVARDFVVCTFVPRPLETDKDALKVPFYHQNIDYDEVLFYHDGDFFSRDNLHPGMMSFHPAGFAHGPHPKAIKTIDNKTETNEYAVMVDSRWPLQRDPSLDSVELSEYWKSWQG
- the ribD gene encoding bifunctional diaminohydroxyphosphoribosylaminopyrimidine deaminase/5-amino-6-(5-phosphoribosylamino)uracil reductase RibD; its protein translation is MEYRPGDILDDQQAMSLALDEGKKGLGRVSPNPPVGCVIVDKDHRLISAGHHQRCGGPHAEIEALNQVDDPNRLEGAQVFVTLEPCSHHGKTPPCADKLASLPLARVVYGLQDPNPKVAGRGAERLSRAGIKTQVWSGSLGDELAELIEVFRCNMEKGRPFFALKVATTLDGNLAEKSGKSRWITGEESRQHVHILRSYYDSVLVGCNTVIVDDPRLNIRLGDDVRKNKVVILDPQNKLGFQMRTYELFKCRGPVDVFQIVSPGYEGGADTDWNQLSLPLGPTGHFDSLALAHSLFKAGINSVFVEGGADTFSQLVGSGIVDRLYLFMAPKLLGGINGKGWLNGFASQGLDTCPKMSSHRVTTFGEDFLIEGLLQIADEGMA